A DNA window from Anastrepha ludens isolate Willacy chromosome 6, idAnaLude1.1, whole genome shotgun sequence contains the following coding sequences:
- the LOC128866762 gene encoding kunitz-type serine protease inhibitor homolog beta-bungarotoxin B chain: MQHQSAYNNNKRVTSLQLAFSVAYLLSLLMLLTSNTPMAEARPMDLYDDVGDFFDAVSLDDVPLSGRSAPETFCRMPIRKGVCRALIPRFSYDPSRKTCVEFKFGGCDGNENNFSSYEACMATCEGM, encoded by the coding sequence ATGCAACACCAAAGtgcctacaacaacaataaacgtGTGACTTCGCTACAACTAGCATTCAGTGTCGCATATCTACTCTCACTCCTGATGTTGCTTACCAGCAACACACCAATGGCTGAGGCGCGTCCCATGGACCTCTACGATGATGTTGGCGATTTCTTCGATGCTGTCTCCCTGGACGATGTGCCATTATCCGGCCGTTCCGCACCGGAAACCTTCTGCCGCATGCCAATACGCAAGGGTGTTTGCCGCGCGCTTATTCCACGCTTCAGCTACGATCCCAGTCGCAAGACTTGTGTCGAATTCAAATTCGGCGGCTGCGATGGCAATGAAAACAACTTCTCCAGCTATGAGGCGTGCATGGCCACGTGTGAGGGCATGTAA